Proteins encoded within one genomic window of Chlorobaculum sp. MV4-Y:
- a CDS encoding trehalose 6-phosphate synthase — protein sequence MHTTIVNERSLRTCNFPITLQDIRTLKELYRLKAETRDLREPIVRNIMKQRVVGKGCLESLKNALYSLETIYIDDYTGQRLLRLDGMKQIEVDLTYEIRELQKDIYYLEYGEDRFIEYLAKFIPGFTDYVTEGVEMLRGKSFSAFITDRDGTTNNYCGRYRSSIQPIYNSVFLSRFSKNCCRYPMIITSAPLKDFGILNVSINPEHIFIYAGSKGREFIDIDGQFHSFPIEPGKQEMIRLLNERMQQLLLDPSFEKFNFIGSALQIKFGQTTIARQDITRSVNEAESAAFLEKVKGIVRDIDPEGKNFRIEDTGLDIEIILTIDVDPKTGLIRDFDKGDGLEFICHKLNIDHAGEPVLVCGDTSSDIPMLKKAMEMYDDVWAIFVTRDEKLMRRVREICPKSYMVPYPDILLTILGLLSL from the coding sequence ATGCATACCACCATTGTCAATGAAAGAAGTCTCCGTACCTGTAACTTCCCCATCACGTTGCAGGATATCAGGACGCTCAAGGAACTGTACCGGCTCAAGGCCGAAACGAGAGACCTGAGAGAGCCGATCGTCAGAAACATCATGAAACAGAGAGTCGTCGGCAAAGGATGTCTCGAATCTCTGAAAAACGCCCTCTACTCCCTCGAAACCATCTACATCGACGACTATACAGGCCAGCGACTGCTTCGCCTCGATGGCATGAAGCAGATCGAGGTTGACCTGACCTACGAAATCCGCGAGCTTCAGAAAGACATCTACTACCTCGAATACGGCGAAGACCGCTTCATCGAGTACCTGGCGAAGTTCATTCCCGGCTTCACCGACTACGTCACCGAAGGGGTTGAGATGCTGCGGGGAAAATCGTTCAGCGCCTTTATCACCGACCGCGACGGCACCACCAACAACTATTGCGGACGCTACCGCTCCTCGATCCAGCCGATCTACAACTCGGTCTTTTTGTCGCGTTTCTCCAAAAACTGCTGCCGCTATCCGATGATTATCACTTCGGCTCCACTCAAGGATTTCGGCATCCTGAACGTCTCGATCAACCCGGAGCACATCTTCATCTATGCCGGCTCCAAGGGGCGCGAGTTCATCGACATCGACGGCCAGTTCCACAGCTTTCCCATCGAACCCGGCAAGCAGGAGATGATCCGGCTGCTCAACGAACGGATGCAGCAGTTGCTGCTCGATCCGTCGTTCGAGAAGTTCAATTTCATCGGCTCGGCCTTGCAGATCAAGTTCGGGCAAACCACCATCGCCCGGCAAGACATCACCCGCTCGGTCAACGAAGCCGAGTCAGCGGCATTCCTCGAAAAGGTCAAGGGCATCGTGCGCGACATCGATCCGGAGGGCAAGAACTTCCGGATCGAGGATACCGGCCTCGACATCGAAATCATCCTGACCATCGACGTCGATCCCAAAACGGGCCTGATCCGTGATTTCGACAAGGGCGACGGCCTTGAGTTCATCTGCCACAAGCTCAATATCGACCATGCAGGCGAGCCGGTACTGGTCTGCGGCGACACCTCTTCGGACATCCCGATGCTGAAAAAGGCGATGGAGATGTACGACGATGTCTGGGCTATCTTTGTCACCAGGGATGAAAAGCTGATGCGGCGCGTCAGGGAAATCTGCCCGAAAAGCTATATGGTGCCCTACCCTGACATCCTTTTGACCATCCTCGGATTGCTCTCGCTCTGA